In Streptomyces nojiriensis, one genomic interval encodes:
- a CDS encoding epoxide hydrolase family protein, translated as MPDALTSPQPFTQRTDPAAIEDLRARLRGTRWPDAPEDAGWSLGTDLDYLRDLVTYWADRFDWAAQEAALAKLPRFRVALGGLGIHFLHARAVAPAGPVLPLVLSHGWPDSFWRYTKVVPLLTDPGAHGGDPADAFDVVVPDLPGYGYSDRPAGPPLDSIAVAGLWAELMALLGYPRFGAAGGDIGSHVSRYLALDHPERVVAVHRTDAGVPVFTGDPADLAPEERAWLDSAAAWGGNEGAYAAVHRTKPQTAAVGLNDSPAGLAAWIVEKLRSWSDCGGHVERSFTKDEILTNLTIYWLTGTIGSSMRMYRANAAIPPAQHARRVEVPSGFSLFPGDVVRPPRAWLTRTANVVRVTEPARGGHFAPFEEPELYAEELRAFFRPYRTAAAAG; from the coding sequence ATGCCGGACGCCCTGACCAGCCCGCAGCCGTTCACCCAGCGGACCGACCCCGCGGCGATCGAGGACCTGCGGGCGCGGCTCCGCGGGACGCGTTGGCCGGACGCGCCCGAGGACGCCGGGTGGTCGCTCGGGACCGACCTCGACTACCTCCGCGACCTCGTGACCTACTGGGCGGACCGTTTCGACTGGGCGGCGCAGGAAGCGGCACTCGCCAAGCTTCCCCGCTTCCGCGTGGCGCTCGGCGGCCTCGGAATCCATTTCCTGCACGCCCGGGCCGTCGCGCCGGCCGGGCCGGTGCTGCCGCTGGTCCTCAGCCACGGCTGGCCGGACTCGTTCTGGCGGTACACGAAGGTCGTCCCGCTCCTGACCGACCCCGGCGCGCACGGTGGCGATCCCGCGGACGCCTTCGACGTGGTCGTGCCCGACCTGCCGGGCTACGGCTACTCCGACCGTCCCGCCGGCCCGCCCCTCGACTCCATCGCCGTCGCCGGACTGTGGGCCGAGCTCATGGCCCTCCTCGGCTACCCGCGCTTCGGCGCCGCGGGTGGCGACATCGGCAGCCATGTGAGCCGCTACCTCGCGCTCGACCACCCCGAACGGGTCGTGGCCGTCCACCGGACCGACGCGGGTGTGCCCGTCTTCACCGGCGACCCCGCGGACCTCGCGCCCGAGGAGCGCGCCTGGCTCGACAGCGCCGCTGCCTGGGGCGGCAACGAGGGTGCCTACGCGGCCGTGCACCGCACGAAGCCCCAGACCGCAGCCGTCGGACTCAACGACTCACCGGCCGGTCTCGCCGCGTGGATCGTCGAGAAGCTGCGGTCGTGGAGCGACTGCGGCGGCCACGTCGAGCGGAGCTTCACGAAGGACGAGATCCTCACGAACCTCACGATCTACTGGCTCACGGGGACGATCGGCTCGTCGATGCGCATGTACCGTGCGAACGCCGCGATCCCGCCCGCCCAGCACGCCCGCCGCGTCGAAGTGCCGTCCGGCTTCTCGCTCTTCCCCGGTGACGTCGTCCGTCCGCCGCGGGCGTGGCTCACGCGCACGGCGAACGTCGTGCGCGTGACCGAGCCCGCGCGCGGCGGGCACTTCGCCCCGTTCGAGGAGCCCGAGCTCTACGCGGAGGAGCTGCGCGCGTTCTTCCGCCCGTACCGGACGGCCGCGGCGGCGGGCTGA
- a CDS encoding crotonase/enoyl-CoA hydratase family protein, which produces MADEQAAVRVERDGPVYTVILSRPGVRNAVDGPTAAQLADAFREFEADTDAAVAVLWGEGGTFCAGADLKAIGTERGNQVLASGDGPMGPTRMRLSKPVIAAVAGHAVAGGLELALWCDLRVAEEDAVFGVFCRRWGVPLIDGGTVRLPRLIGESRAMDLILTGRPVPAAEAQGMGLANRVVPTGRSRQAAEELAREIAGFPQLCLRHDRLSVLEQHGLAEEDALAGEFRHGLVPLTAGETQAGAGRFAAGAGRHGAFGP; this is translated from the coding sequence ATGGCGGACGAGCAGGCCGCGGTACGGGTGGAGCGGGACGGCCCCGTCTACACGGTGATCCTGAGCAGGCCAGGGGTACGCAATGCCGTGGACGGTCCGACGGCAGCGCAACTGGCGGATGCCTTCCGGGAGTTCGAGGCCGATACGGACGCGGCCGTCGCCGTGCTCTGGGGCGAGGGCGGAACGTTCTGCGCGGGCGCCGACCTCAAGGCCATCGGCACCGAACGCGGCAACCAGGTGCTCGCCTCCGGCGACGGACCCATGGGGCCGACCCGGATGCGGTTGAGCAAGCCGGTGATCGCGGCCGTCGCGGGGCACGCGGTGGCGGGCGGTCTGGAGCTGGCGCTCTGGTGCGACCTGCGGGTCGCGGAGGAGGACGCGGTGTTCGGCGTGTTCTGCCGCCGCTGGGGCGTTCCCCTGATCGACGGCGGTACGGTGCGGCTGCCCCGCCTGATCGGCGAGAGCCGGGCCATGGACCTGATCCTGACGGGCCGTCCGGTCCCGGCCGCCGAAGCGCAGGGGATGGGGCTGGCCAACCGCGTGGTCCCCACGGGCCGATCGAGGCAGGCCGCCGAGGAACTGGCCCGCGAGATCGCCGGGTTCCCCCAGCTCTGTCTGCGCCACGACCGGTTGTCCGTCCTGGAACAGCACGGACTGGCCGAGGAGGATGCACTGGCGGGGGAGTTCCGGCACGGCCTGGTGCCACTGACCGCGGGGGAGACGCAGGCCGGAGCGGGCCGGTTCGCCGCCGGGGCGGGCCGGCACGGCGCCTTCGGGCCGTAG
- a CDS encoding SDR family NAD(P)-dependent oxidoreductase, translated as MSMTYRGTTALITGASAGLGVEFARQWAERGADVVLVARRVDRLEELAADLERRYGVTARPIAADLARPGAAAALRAELDELGVPVHTLVNNAGFGTHGPFAGEDPTRISEMIQLNVLAVTELTREFLPGLTADGRGALVTVASAAAYQPTPAMAVYGATKAFVLNFTEAVAYETRASSLRVLAVSPGPVRTEFFDVVGSRDAAVGRMATPEQVVTATRRALERGKTPPSIVVGLGNRLSATASALAPRRLALTVAGRALKA; from the coding sequence ATGTCTATGACATACCGCGGAACCACAGCCCTGATCACCGGGGCGAGTGCAGGCCTCGGCGTCGAGTTCGCCCGGCAGTGGGCCGAGCGCGGAGCGGACGTCGTCCTCGTCGCCCGGCGCGTCGACCGGCTGGAGGAGCTGGCGGCGGACCTGGAGCGCCGGTACGGGGTCACGGCCCGCCCGATCGCCGCGGACCTCGCCCGGCCCGGCGCCGCGGCGGCGCTGCGCGCGGAGCTCGACGAACTCGGCGTACCGGTCCACACGCTGGTCAACAACGCGGGCTTCGGCACCCACGGCCCCTTCGCCGGCGAGGACCCCACCCGGATCAGCGAGATGATCCAGCTCAACGTGCTCGCGGTCACGGAGCTGACCAGGGAGTTCCTGCCCGGCCTGACGGCCGACGGCCGGGGCGCCCTCGTCACCGTCGCCAGCGCGGCCGCCTACCAGCCGACCCCGGCGATGGCGGTCTACGGCGCCACGAAGGCCTTCGTCCTGAACTTCACCGAGGCCGTCGCGTACGAGACGCGCGCCTCCTCCCTGCGGGTGCTCGCCGTCTCGCCGGGGCCGGTCCGCACCGAGTTCTTCGACGTCGTCGGCAGCCGGGACGCGGCCGTGGGCCGGATGGCCACCCCGGAGCAGGTCGTCACCGCGACGCGCCGGGCACTGGAACGCGGCAAGACGCCGCCCAGCATCGTCGTCGGCCTCGGCAACCGGCTCTCCGCCACGGCGTCCGCGCTCGCCCCCCGCCGCCTCGCACTGACCGTGGCGGGTCGCGCGCTCAAGGCGTGA
- a CDS encoding response regulator: protein MPTVLVVDDQLLIRAGLVSLLNAAPGLSVAGEARDGEEAVRLAEATAPDVILMDLRMPGTDGITATRRILRRAGDTGDTPPRILVLTTFDLDEYVYNALRAGACGFLLKETPPERLVAAVHTVASGDMLFAPTVTRRLIEAYRPGPTPPEVIAPEWHTVTGRERDVLRLVATGATNTEVARQLFISEATVKTHLNRAMAKLGLSSRAQVVVFAYETALVTPGGPTGLPGSGPAAGGPD from the coding sequence ATGCCCACGGTACTGGTCGTCGACGATCAACTGCTCATCCGTGCCGGCCTGGTGTCCCTGCTGAACGCCGCGCCCGGGCTGTCCGTGGCCGGCGAGGCGCGCGACGGGGAGGAAGCCGTCCGGCTGGCCGAGGCCACCGCACCCGATGTCATCCTCATGGACCTGCGGATGCCCGGCACCGACGGCATCACCGCGACGCGGCGCATCCTCCGGCGCGCGGGCGACACGGGTGACACACCGCCGAGGATCCTGGTGCTGACCACCTTCGACCTCGACGAGTACGTCTACAACGCGCTGCGTGCGGGCGCCTGCGGGTTCCTGCTCAAGGAAACGCCTCCCGAGCGCCTGGTCGCCGCCGTCCACACCGTCGCCTCGGGCGACATGCTCTTCGCGCCGACCGTCACCAGGCGCCTGATCGAGGCGTACCGCCCCGGGCCGACCCCGCCGGAGGTGATCGCCCCGGAATGGCACACCGTGACCGGCCGTGAGCGCGACGTCCTGCGTCTCGTCGCCACGGGCGCGACGAACACGGAAGTCGCCCGGCAGCTCTTCATCAGCGAAGCCACCGTCAAGACCCACCTCAACCGCGCGATGGCCAAGCTCGGTCTCTCCAGCCGCGCCCAGGTCGTCGTCTTCGCCTACGAGACGGCGCTCGTGACGCCCGGTGGCCCGACGGGCCTGCCCGGCTCCGGCCCCGCCGCGGGCGGGCCGGACTGA
- a CDS encoding TetR/AcrR family transcriptional regulator, which yields MAKERYHHGDLRGALLDAAETLVRERGADGWSLREASARVGVSPSAAYHHFGSRDALVSALSEVALARLGNRLRDTMDQAPEQGPERLAACGRAYVTWAVEDPAVARLVFRGGATTARSAISPHPHDVLTTELDRLTDTGHLPPEARPGAEFVVWAAIHGLAVLLIDGLVHIDDRQGIEGQTERLVFATFNGLAGETAPEPDRSMPTTTHTRRLTRSPAPGTAPRTPSP from the coding sequence ATGGCGAAGGAGCGATATCACCACGGGGACCTGCGCGGCGCGCTGCTCGACGCGGCGGAGACCCTTGTGCGGGAGCGGGGTGCCGACGGCTGGTCGCTGCGTGAGGCATCGGCACGGGTCGGCGTCAGCCCCAGCGCCGCCTACCACCACTTCGGTTCGCGTGACGCACTCGTGTCCGCCCTGTCCGAGGTCGCGCTGGCCCGGCTGGGGAATCGCCTGCGCGACACCATGGACCAGGCGCCGGAGCAGGGTCCCGAACGTCTCGCCGCATGCGGGCGCGCCTATGTCACCTGGGCCGTCGAGGACCCGGCCGTCGCCCGGCTCGTCTTCCGCGGTGGGGCCACAACGGCGCGGTCCGCCATCTCACCCCACCCGCACGACGTGCTCACCACCGAACTCGACCGTCTGACCGACACGGGCCACCTGCCCCCGGAAGCCCGCCCGGGCGCCGAATTCGTGGTCTGGGCCGCCATCCACGGCCTGGCTGTTCTGCTCATCGACGGCCTCGTACACATCGACGACCGGCAAGGCATCGAAGGCCAGACCGAGCGTCTGGTCTTCGCCACCTTCAACGGCCTGGCGGGGGAAACCGCCCCTGAGCCGGACCGGTCCATGCCCACCACGACGCACACGCGGCGCCTCACCCGGAGCCCGGCCCCCGGCACGGCACCACGCACGCCCTCACCCTGA
- a CDS encoding sensor histidine kinase, translating to MEIAASPVRLPQGMALCVYRVVQEALTNVLKHAGPTRAAVTIRYERRTIVVCVTDEGDGTFRPNKEMSPGHGLIGMRERAKIYGGSVTAGPRALGGFEVRLTLPAPTTSDRPGGLPAPGTGDVPIR from the coding sequence ATGGAGATCGCGGCATCCCCGGTCCGCCTTCCGCAGGGGATGGCCCTGTGCGTCTACCGAGTGGTCCAGGAAGCACTGACGAATGTGCTCAAGCACGCGGGACCGACCAGGGCGGCCGTGACCATCCGTTACGAACGCCGCACCATCGTGGTGTGCGTGACGGACGAAGGCGACGGCACGTTCCGGCCAAACAAGGAGATGTCACCTGGTCACGGCTTGATCGGCATGAGGGAGCGCGCGAAGATCTACGGCGGGTCGGTCACCGCCGGCCCCCGCGCCCTCGGTGGATTCGAGGTACGGCTCACCCTTCCGGCGCCCACCACCAGTGACCGGCCGGGCGGCCTCCCGGCCCCGGGCACCGGGGACGTCCCTATCCGATGA
- a CDS encoding TetR/AcrR family transcriptional regulator — MTTSTEETALADADAPYHHGNLREALLARAEDVLATAGADSLSLRALARDLGVSHAAPGRHFRDRQALLDALAVGGFTRLNARLRAAVDEPGPVTARLARMGRAYVGFAVAHAPLLSLMFTAKHADDSSAELRELGHRSLDIAAELISLAQQEGVVRAGDPARLAQVSFSVVHGLAALAVGSLLDDTPLEEATDLALDVLLAGLGPVGPEPRS; from the coding sequence ATGACAACATCGACGGAGGAGACCGCCTTGGCCGACGCCGATGCGCCCTATCACCACGGCAATCTCAGGGAGGCCCTGCTGGCGCGCGCCGAAGACGTACTCGCGACCGCGGGGGCGGACAGCCTCTCCCTCCGCGCGCTCGCGCGGGACCTCGGCGTCAGCCACGCGGCGCCGGGCCGCCACTTCCGCGACCGGCAGGCCCTGCTGGACGCGCTCGCCGTGGGCGGCTTCACCCGGCTCAACGCACGCCTGCGGGCCGCCGTGGACGAACCGGGCCCCGTCACCGCCCGGCTCGCGCGCATGGGCCGGGCGTACGTCGGCTTCGCCGTCGCGCACGCCCCGCTGCTGAGCCTGATGTTCACGGCCAAGCACGCCGACGACTCCAGCGCCGAGCTCCGCGAGCTCGGCCACCGGAGCCTGGACATCGCCGCCGAACTGATCTCCCTCGCCCAGCAGGAGGGTGTCGTACGGGCGGGCGACCCGGCCCGGCTCGCCCAGGTCTCCTTCTCCGTGGTGCACGGCCTCGCGGCCCTGGCCGTCGGCTCCCTCCTCGACGACACGCCGCTGGAGGAGGCGACCGACCTCGCCCTCGACGTCCTGCTCGCAGGCCTCGGCCCGGTCGGTCCCGAGCCGCGCTCCTAG
- a CDS encoding CHAT domain-containing tetratricopeptide repeat protein, with product MGEREDLLTSIRSRVAHAASTGEGTAVLDPAALDESRSLGKICDAGDGNDLEARYAMGWLHHYRARFGTRPQQREAEQNLAVHWLTPCFVAGRMPLPEPLLTSLAERAVPAALAVQRRAQITGDPEDQAQAVRLCRRIVNSLPEDHPARAALLSNLGIALLMRATYTTAVTGLDEAVETVRAAVRAVSDQDPGRPVYLTNLGLALRARFERSGAPADIDEAVEMLRAAVRATSDGDAERVSRMYHLSLALGVRFERTAALPDLDEEVELIRTVVRTAPAGHPDQVKYRSVLGGVLKARFERTGAMEDLEEAVRLTRAAVRDAPGDRHDRAQGLSALSFVLLTRFEHSGEANDLDEAVESARAAVRVAPDQYPDVDRAILLFGLGGALLRRFGLTAAPADLDEAVEALRGALRIVPEDYPLRAAYEAVLGDALGKRSERDGPAQRDGQEQLSLWRRTVEERTAPPRLRIMTAREAARWAAPSDPALAAGLLEQAVLMLPELAPRRLHRGDQQFVLGSVSAGLAAEAASTALDDPTVDVRERPARALRLAEAGRAVLLSQALETRSDLTDLYDEHPGLAERFCELRDLLDQGQAEAAAPGAAGRTAATGRERHHLAQELEAVLARIRACEGFTAFGLPPTLDDLLAEAAHGPVVTFNVSRYRSDALLLTRDGVTSCPLPRLTEEAVIGQVNTFYRALAGTMASDGDRISAQQSLCRVLEWLWEAAVEPVLSALGDALPAAGPDQDGEPLPRLWWAPGGILGLLPLHAAGFHATPGQGPQRRTVLDRVISSYTPTVRALRHARRPRPRTADGLRSLIVAMPTTPGLGRLRYVQEEAGRLRSLLPRPVLLTAPGSDPEETAPGPAGSGVPTLAAVLDRLPECAIAHFACHGAGDRTDPSLSRLFLQDHATAPLTVAALARVDLGRARLAFLSACSTADPGRADLLDEAIHLASAFQLAGFPHVVGTLWPIDDHLAVTVAESFYTHLTTGPPGTLDPDRSAAALHHAVRTVRDRYPRTPSLWAAHLHTGA from the coding sequence ATGGGGGAACGGGAAGACCTGCTGACCTCGATCCGGAGCAGAGTGGCCCACGCGGCCTCCACGGGCGAGGGGACCGCGGTCCTGGATCCGGCCGCGCTCGATGAATCCCGGTCCCTGGGAAAGATCTGCGACGCGGGCGACGGGAACGACCTGGAAGCCCGGTACGCCATGGGCTGGCTGCACCACTACCGAGCCCGGTTCGGAACGCGTCCGCAACAGCGTGAGGCCGAGCAGAACCTCGCGGTCCACTGGCTCACGCCGTGCTTCGTCGCCGGTCGGATGCCTCTCCCGGAGCCCCTCCTCACCTCCCTCGCCGAGCGGGCGGTCCCCGCTGCCCTGGCGGTGCAGAGAAGGGCGCAGATCACCGGTGATCCGGAGGACCAGGCGCAGGCCGTGCGCCTGTGCCGGCGCATCGTGAACAGCCTCCCCGAGGACCATCCCGCCCGCGCCGCCCTGCTGTCCAACCTGGGTATCGCTCTGCTGATGCGTGCCACGTACACGACGGCCGTCACCGGTCTGGACGAGGCCGTGGAGACGGTCCGTGCCGCCGTCCGGGCCGTGAGCGATCAGGATCCCGGACGGCCGGTGTACCTGACCAACCTCGGCCTCGCCCTGAGGGCGCGGTTCGAGCGCAGCGGGGCACCGGCGGACATCGACGAGGCCGTGGAGATGCTCCGGGCCGCCGTCCGGGCCACCTCCGACGGCGATGCCGAGCGCGTGAGCCGCATGTACCACCTGAGCCTCGCCCTGGGCGTGCGGTTCGAGCGCACGGCGGCTCTCCCGGATCTGGACGAGGAGGTGGAACTGATCCGCACCGTCGTCCGGACGGCCCCCGCCGGCCATCCCGACCAGGTGAAGTACCGGTCCGTCCTCGGGGGCGTCCTGAAAGCCCGCTTCGAGCGCACCGGGGCCATGGAGGATCTCGAGGAGGCGGTGCGGCTGACCCGTGCCGCCGTCCGGGACGCCCCCGGCGACCGTCACGATCGCGCCCAGGGCTTGTCCGCACTCAGCTTCGTCCTGCTCACGCGGTTCGAACACAGCGGGGAGGCGAACGACCTGGACGAAGCGGTGGAGTCGGCCCGGGCCGCCGTCCGCGTCGCTCCCGACCAGTACCCCGATGTCGACCGGGCCATCCTCCTGTTCGGACTCGGCGGCGCCCTGCTCCGGCGGTTCGGCCTCACGGCAGCACCGGCGGATCTGGACGAGGCCGTGGAGGCGCTCCGCGGCGCCCTGCGCATCGTCCCCGAGGACTATCCCCTGCGCGCCGCGTACGAAGCCGTGCTCGGCGACGCCTTGGGGAAGCGTTCCGAGCGGGACGGCCCGGCACAGCGGGACGGGCAGGAGCAGCTGTCCCTGTGGAGGCGGACGGTCGAGGAGCGGACGGCCCCGCCCCGCCTGCGCATCATGACGGCGCGGGAAGCGGCTCGTTGGGCCGCGCCTTCGGACCCGGCCCTGGCCGCCGGCCTCCTGGAGCAGGCGGTGCTGATGCTGCCCGAATTGGCGCCGCGTCGCCTGCACCGCGGCGACCAGCAGTTCGTCCTCGGCAGCGTCTCCGCCGGGCTGGCCGCCGAAGCCGCCTCCACGGCCCTCGACGATCCCACCGTCGACGTGCGGGAACGGCCGGCGCGGGCCCTGCGCCTCGCGGAGGCCGGACGTGCCGTGCTCCTGTCCCAGGCACTGGAGACCCGAAGCGATCTCACCGATCTGTACGACGAGCACCCCGGTCTCGCCGAGCGCTTCTGCGAGCTGCGCGACCTGCTGGACCAGGGGCAGGCCGAGGCGGCCGCTCCCGGCGCCGCCGGCCGGACCGCGGCGACGGGTCGCGAGCGCCACCACCTGGCGCAGGAGCTGGAGGCGGTACTGGCGCGCATCCGGGCCTGTGAGGGGTTCACCGCCTTCGGCCTGCCGCCCACCCTCGACGACCTCCTGGCCGAAGCGGCGCACGGCCCGGTGGTGACGTTCAACGTCAGCCGCTACCGCAGCGACGCGCTCCTCCTCACGCGCGACGGCGTCACCTCCTGCCCGCTGCCCCGGCTCACCGAAGAAGCCGTCATCGGCCAGGTGAACACCTTCTACCGAGCGCTGGCCGGAACGATGGCGTCCGACGGCGACCGGATCTCCGCCCAGCAGTCGCTGTGCCGGGTCCTGGAGTGGCTGTGGGAGGCGGCCGTCGAGCCGGTCCTCTCCGCACTGGGCGACGCGCTCCCCGCAGCCGGCCCCGACCAGGACGGGGAGCCCCTCCCACGCCTGTGGTGGGCCCCCGGCGGCATCCTCGGGCTGTTGCCCCTGCACGCCGCCGGCTTCCACGCCACCCCCGGCCAGGGCCCGCAGCGCCGTACGGTCCTGGACCGGGTGATCTCCTCCTACACACCCACCGTCCGGGCCCTGCGCCATGCCAGGCGCCCCCGCCCCCGGACCGCCGACGGCCTCCGTTCCCTGATCGTCGCCATGCCGACCACCCCCGGTCTCGGCCGGCTGCGGTACGTGCAGGAGGAAGCCGGCCGACTCCGGTCGCTCCTGCCCCGCCCCGTCCTGCTGACCGCGCCCGGAAGCGACCCGGAGGAAACGGCCCCCGGGCCTGCGGGCAGCGGTGTTCCCACCCTGGCCGCCGTCCTCGACCGCCTGCCGGAGTGCGCCATCGCCCACTTCGCCTGCCATGGTGCCGGCGACCGTACCGACCCCTCCCTGAGCCGGCTGTTCCTGCAGGACCACGCCACCGCGCCGCTGACCGTCGCCGCCCTCGCCCGCGTCGACCTCGGCCGCGCACGGCTGGCCTTCCTCTCCGCCTGCAGCACCGCGGATCCCGGCAGGGCCGACCTGCTCGACGAAGCCATCCACCTCGCCAGCGCCTTCCAGCTCGCGGGCTTCCCCCACGTCGTCGGCACGCTTTGGCCGATCGACGACCACCTGGCCGTCACGGTCGCCGAGTCCTTCTACACGCACCTGACGACCGGTCCGCCGGGGACGCTCGATCCCGACCGGTCCGCGGCCGCCCTGCACCACGCGGTCCGGACGGTTCGCGACCGCTACCCGAGGACCCCCTCCCTGTGGGCCGCCCACCTCCACACCGGCGCGTGA
- a CDS encoding sensor histidine kinase — translation MLPATAVVAAACLVGALASSSAPLGTALIAVGAVCTAAVFVEARRRGRALAAGRAQVAALQHALARQQTEAARLSEAVLPEAIERLRKGEPAEEVLTALGGRGGHGSRWGDDEALTPRFRAALQAVLAHVVDAVDNEESLRDSAQRAFVNVARRVQAIVHQQAHEMREMEDRHGNNPDVFGDLLRLDHGTALIGRLADSISVLGGARPGRQWSRAVTLYSVMRGAMSRIIDYQRVDLHSVSEVAVVGPVVEPLIHTLAELLDNATRYSPPHTRVHLTAVEVQSGIAVEIEDGGLSMSEEARGRAEKMLAQAQSGIDLNDLGETPRLGLAVVGRLAQAYGFQVSLRSSAYGGVRAVVIVPQHLITTATSATGLAHGIGSSSGPRAVAATPREHSFDRSSEGVGTPRPAPAPRPAPLAAEQSQAAARTATGLPQRRRKDRLATSGARPAAEPRSADDGGPGMWLEAFHSGLSGTPGHDDAPGTEGTSGSATKGA, via the coding sequence ATGCTGCCCGCGACCGCGGTCGTGGCCGCCGCCTGCCTGGTCGGCGCGCTGGCCTCCTCCTCGGCACCGCTCGGCACCGCGCTGATCGCCGTCGGCGCCGTGTGCACCGCGGCGGTCTTCGTCGAGGCACGACGGCGCGGCCGCGCACTCGCCGCCGGACGCGCCCAGGTCGCGGCCCTCCAGCACGCCCTGGCCCGGCAGCAGACCGAGGCGGCCCGGCTGTCCGAGGCGGTGCTGCCCGAGGCCATCGAGCGACTGCGCAAGGGCGAGCCGGCCGAGGAGGTGCTGACCGCCCTGGGAGGGCGTGGCGGCCACGGCAGCCGCTGGGGCGACGACGAGGCCCTGACCCCGCGCTTCAGAGCCGCCCTCCAGGCCGTGCTGGCCCACGTCGTCGACGCGGTCGACAACGAGGAGAGCCTGCGCGACTCGGCACAGCGGGCCTTCGTGAACGTCGCCCGGCGCGTACAGGCGATCGTCCACCAGCAGGCCCACGAGATGCGGGAGATGGAGGACCGGCACGGGAACAACCCGGACGTCTTCGGCGACCTGCTGCGGCTCGACCACGGCACCGCCCTGATCGGCCGGCTCGCCGATTCCATCTCGGTCCTCGGCGGTGCGCGCCCCGGCCGCCAGTGGAGCAGGGCCGTCACCCTGTACAGCGTGATGCGCGGCGCGATGTCGCGGATCATCGACTACCAGCGGGTGGACCTGCACTCGGTCTCCGAGGTCGCCGTCGTCGGCCCCGTCGTGGAGCCGCTGATCCACACCCTGGCGGAGCTGCTGGACAACGCCACGCGGTACTCGCCGCCGCACACCCGGGTCCACCTCACGGCCGTCGAGGTGCAGTCGGGCATCGCCGTGGAGATCGAGGACGGCGGCCTGAGCATGAGCGAGGAGGCCCGCGGCCGGGCGGAGAAGATGCTCGCGCAGGCGCAGTCCGGCATCGACCTCAACGACCTGGGCGAGACGCCGCGGCTGGGGCTGGCGGTGGTCGGCCGGCTGGCGCAGGCGTACGGGTTCCAGGTGTCCCTGCGCTCGTCCGCGTACGGCGGCGTCCGCGCCGTGGTGATCGTGCCGCAGCACCTGATCACCACGGCGACGTCCGCGACCGGTCTCGCCCACGGCATCGGCTCCTCCTCGGGGCCCAGGGCCGTGGCCGCCACGCCGCGCGAGCACAGCTTCGACCGCTCGTCGGAGGGCGTGGGCACGCCCCGGCCGGCTCCGGCGCCCAGGCCGGCGCCCCTTGCCGCCGAGCAGTCGCAGGCCGCCGCGCGGACCGCGACCGGCTTGCCGCAGCGCCGCCGGAAGGACCGTCTGGCCACCTCCGGCGCCCGACCGGCGGCGGAGCCCCGCTCGGCGGACGACGGCGGCCCC
- a CDS encoding MBL fold metallo-hydrolase, producing the protein MCPTDPTPLGSDGAPDVLQSPPPVVTGSPVEVSEGVFVIPDHRVELVPNVGIVLGERAALVIDTGLGPRNGAMVLEHARRLAGDRRLYLTLTHFHPEHGFGAQAFKGAATIVYNSGQRAELRRKGAGYLGMFRGLSPAVAAELEGVELVDPDLVYEGEAEIDLGGRTVLLREVGPAHTGSDQIVLVDGRVLFAGDLLETRIFPIAPYFPPHDTDVDGEGWIGVLDQLAALAPQTVVPGHGEVTGASLIHDVRDYLTYVRDEALRLRECGTTADDTAATIDENARTRWPSWERPEWIGLAARAFYDTSASV; encoded by the coding sequence ATGTGCCCCACCGACCCCACGCCTCTCGGCTCCGACGGCGCGCCGGATGTCCTGCAGAGCCCCCCGCCCGTCGTGACGGGATCTCCCGTCGAGGTGTCCGAGGGCGTTTTCGTCATCCCGGACCACCGCGTCGAGTTGGTCCCCAACGTCGGCATCGTCCTCGGGGAGAGGGCCGCGCTGGTCATCGACACCGGCCTCGGCCCTCGCAACGGCGCGATGGTGCTGGAGCACGCCCGGCGCCTGGCCGGCGACCGCCGCCTGTACCTGACCCTCACCCACTTCCATCCTGAGCACGGCTTCGGCGCGCAGGCGTTCAAGGGCGCCGCCACGATCGTCTACAACAGCGGCCAGCGCGCCGAACTGCGGCGCAAGGGAGCCGGCTATCTCGGCATGTTCAGGGGCCTGAGCCCCGCGGTCGCCGCCGAACTCGAAGGAGTCGAACTGGTCGACCCCGATCTGGTCTACGAGGGCGAGGCCGAGATCGACCTCGGCGGCCGTACCGTGCTGCTGCGCGAGGTCGGTCCCGCGCACACCGGCTCCGACCAGATCGTCCTTGTGGACGGCCGGGTGCTGTTCGCCGGCGATCTGCTGGAAACCCGCATCTTCCCGATCGCACCGTACTTCCCGCCCCACGACACCGACGTGGACGGCGAGGGCTGGATCGGCGTGCTCGACCAGCTCGCCGCACTCGCCCCGCAGACCGTCGTTCCCGGCCACGGCGAGGTCACCGGCGCCTCGCTCATCCACGACGTCCGCGACTACCTCACCTACGTCCGCGACGAGGCCCTACGGCTGCGCGAGTGCGGCACCACCGCCGACGACACGGCCGCCACCATCGACGAGAACGCCCGTACCCGCTGGCCTTCCTGGGAACGCCCCGAGTGGATCGGCCTCGCCGCCCGCGCCTTCTACGACACCAGCGCATCGGTCTGA